Genomic DNA from Providencia sp. PROV188:
TTCATCATTCAGTTCACGGGTGAATATCTAATGAAAAAAGTGTCGCATAAATAGTCCGTAATCTAGATAGTCAGAAACAATAGCAGCGCCAAAAAACGCTACACAGTAGTTAAGGTGCTATAAATAGTGTCTAAAGGGGTAAATTATGTCTATTAAGTTAAAATCAATTGCAGTAGTTGGCGCGCTGTTAGGAACATTAGCTCTCGCTGGCTGTGGTGAAAAACAAAAAGATCCAAATAGCATCAAAGTCGGTGTGATCATGGGCAAAGAGTTTGAAGTTGCTGAAGTTGCACAAAAAGTTGCTAAAGAAAAATATGGTCTGAATGTTGAATTAGTTTCTTTCAATGACTTCGTACTACCAAACGAAGCATTAAGCAAAGGTGATATTGATGCTAACGCATTCCAGCATAAACCTTATTTGGATCAGCAAATTAAAGACCGTAACTACAAATTAGTTCCTGTTGGAAATACCTTCATTTATCCAATTGCAGGATATTCTAAACAAATTAAATCCATTGATGAATTGGCTGACGGTTCACAAGTAGCGCTGCCAAATGACCCAACTAACTTAGGTCGTTCATTACTGTTACTGCAAAAACAAGGTTTGATTAAGTTAAAAGATGGCACAGGTTTAATGCCTACCGTGTTGGATGTTGTTGAAAATCCAAAAGGCTTAAAATTTGTTGAATTAGAAGCGCCACAGTTACCACGTGCTCTGGATGATCAAAAAATTGCATTGGCTATCATCAACACAACTTGGGCTAGCAGTGCAACACCAAAACTGACTCCAGCAAAAGATGGTCTGTTTGTTGAAGATAAAGATTCTCCATATGTGAACATTATTGTGGCTCGTGAAGATAATAAAGATAGCGAGAATGTGAAGAAGTTTATTCAAGCATATCAATCTAATGAAGTGGCAGAAAAGGCCAACGAAGTTTTCGATGGTGGAGCAGTTAAAGGCTGGTAAGCTTTTCTCTTAAAAAAAATGTGTATAAAATGCTAGGTGACTTTATGTCACCTAGTTTTTTTGTATCATACCGACAAGCATTAAACCGATTTGTTTCAAATAAATTAGCTTTAAACCGATTACATAATTAATGCGCTAGCGCAGATAATAAAAAGGTAATATTTATGAGATTGTTTTTGCTCGCCCTCGCTACATTTGTTTTAGCTGGGTGCGGAATTAATCAATACACCAGTCCAAGCATGAATAAAGGGTTTTCGAGCATGAAATTATCGAAACCTTTACCTGTCGAAACTGAAGAAGATGTCAGCGCAGAAAACATTAAATTAATGAACAGCCCTGAAGAATTATTAGGAATGCCATTTCGTGACTTAGGTATTGTATCTGGTGAGTCATGCAGAAAAAATGCAAAGAGTCCCCCGATTAACCTTGATTCAGCTAAAAACAGTATGTTGACGCAAGCCGCTTATATCGCTGCAGATGCAGTGTTATTACATCAGTGCCAAACCAAATCAGCACCGGGTTGTTACCAAGCAACGGTATGTGAAGGTAGCGCACTTAAAATTGTTGAATAATCAACTTATGCAATCTTTTCAATTTAATGTTATCGGGCATATCGAATCCCCTTATAAAGAAAAGTTTGCTATTCCTCGCCAGCCTGGGCTGGTTCAAAACGGCTTTGGGCGTTTGCATTTACATCCGCCATACAATGACCCCAATGCCGTTAGAGGATTAACTCAATTTAGTCATATTTGGGTGTTGTTTGTTTTTCACCAAACGATAGAAGGTGGCTGGAAATCGCTAGTACGCCCTCCCCGCTTAGGTGGTAACGATAAAATGGGTGTGTTTGCCACTCGTTCAACATTTCGACCAAACCCGATTGGGATGTCGTTAGTTGAATTAAAAGATGTGACTATCGAAAACAACCAAGTCATCCTTGAACTCGGTAGCCTAGATTTAGTTGATGGCACACCAGTGATAGATATCAAACCGTATCTACCTTTTGCTGAAGCTATCACAACCGCCAAAGCAGGTTATGCTCAAGAAGCACCCTCAGAAGATATGCAGGTTATATTTAGCACACAAGCTCAGCTTGAATGTGATAAATACCAATCTCACTATCCTGGATTAGCGTCTTTTATTGAGCAAGTATTAAAGCAGGACCCACGTCCTGCCTATAAGAAACAATCCAATGAAGCCCGTGATTATGCGGTTCATTTATTAGATTTCAATGTACGCTGGCGAGTGACTAATAATATCACTGAAGTGTTTGCCATCGAACGTAATGAAAAATCGCGTTAACCTCTTTTGACAAAGCATCGTCACTGGTAGACTAGCTGTTTATTCCGCTGCTTAGCAGCTTTAAATTATTGGGTAGGCATAAGCCCTACCATAATTTGTTGTTCTAATGGAACCTATACAATGCGTACTAGCAAATATCTGCTCTCAACTCTAAAAGAGACCCCTGCGGATGCAGAAGTTATCAGCCACAAGCTGATGCTGCGTGCAGGGATGATCCGTAAACTTGCTTCTGGTCTGTATGACTGGTTACCCACAGGCGTGCGTGTTCTGCGTAAAGTAGAAAACATCGTTCGTGAAGAAATGGAAAATGCAGGCGCTATCGAGGTATCTTTACCCGTCGTTCAACCTGCTGACTTATGGCAAGAAAGTGGACGTTGGGAACAATATGGCCCTGAGTTACTGCGCTTTGTAGATCGTGGTGAACGTCCTTTTGTTTTAGGTCCAACCCACGAAGAAGTTATCACTGATTTAGTGCGTAACGAGATCACTTCATACAAACAATTACCATTGAATTTATTCCAAATTCAAACCAAATTCCGTGATGAAGTTCGTCCTCGCTTCGGTGTAATGCGTTCTCGTGAATTTATCATGAAAGATGCATACTCGTTCCACACAAGCCAAGAGTCATTGCAAGAAACTTACGATGCAATGTACCAAGCTTATAGCAAAATTTTCACCCGTATTGGCTTTGATTTCCGTGCAGTACAGGCAGACACCGGTTCTATCGGTGGTAACGCTTCTCACGAATTCCAAGTCTTAGCACAAAGCGGCGAAGATGATGTTGTCTTCTCCACTGAATCTGATTTTGCAGCCAATATCGAATTTGCTGAAGCGGTTGCGCCAAGTGTTCAACGTGCAGCGCCAAGCCAAGAGATGCATTTAGTTGATACACCAAATGCAAAAACGATTGCTGAATTAGTTGAACAGTTCAATCTGCCAATCGAGAAAACAGTTAAGACTCTGATTGTCCATGCCGAGAAAGACTCTGGTCATACTTTAGTTGCTCTGTTAATTCGTGGCGACCATGAACTTAATGAAATTAAAGCAGAAAAACACCCATTAGTGGCAAGCCCACTGCAATTTGCATCAGAAGAAGAGATCCGTAAAGCTGTTAACGCAGGTCCTGGCTCTTTAGGTCCTGTGAAAATGCCAATGCCAATCGTCATTGACCGCAGCGTTGCGGTGATGAGTGACTTTGGTGCAGGTGCTAATATTGATGGTAAACACTACTTTGGCATCAACTGGGAACGTGATCTCCCACTGCCGGAAGTTTACGACCTGCGTAATGTGGTAGCGGGTGACCCAAGTCCAGATGGTAAAGGTACCCTGTTAATCAAACGCGGTATCGAAGTGGGCCATATCTTCCAGTTAGGCACAAAATATTCTGAAGCAATGAAAGCCTCTGTGCAGAATGAAGAAGGTCATAACCAAATCGTGACAATGGGTTGCTATGGTATTGGTGTAACACGTATTGTTGCAGCTGCGATTGAGCAAAGCCACGATGAGCGCGGTATTGTATGGCCTGACGCTATCGCACCGTTCCACGTTGCTATCCTGCCAATGAACATGCATAAGTCTTATCGCGTTAAAGAAGTTGCTGAAAAACTGTATGCAGACCTGAAAGCACAAGGCATCGATGTTATTTTTGATGACCGTAAAGAGCGTCCGGGTGTGATGTTTGCCGATATGG
This window encodes:
- a CDS encoding MetQ/NlpA family lipoprotein, translating into MSIKLKSIAVVGALLGTLALAGCGEKQKDPNSIKVGVIMGKEFEVAEVAQKVAKEKYGLNVELVSFNDFVLPNEALSKGDIDANAFQHKPYLDQQIKDRNYKLVPVGNTFIYPIAGYSKQIKSIDELADGSQVALPNDPTNLGRSLLLLQKQGLIKLKDGTGLMPTVLDVVENPKGLKFVELEAPQLPRALDDQKIALAIINTTWASSATPKLTPAKDGLFVEDKDSPYVNIIVAREDNKDSENVKKFIQAYQSNEVAEKANEVFDGGAVKGW
- the rcsF gene encoding Rcs stress response system protein RcsF, which produces MKLSKPLPVETEEDVSAENIKLMNSPEELLGMPFRDLGIVSGESCRKNAKSPPINLDSAKNSMLTQAAYIAADAVLLHQCQTKSAPGCYQATVCEGSALKIVE
- the tsaA gene encoding tRNA (N6-threonylcarbamoyladenosine(37)-N6)-methyltransferase TrmO yields the protein MQSFQFNVIGHIESPYKEKFAIPRQPGLVQNGFGRLHLHPPYNDPNAVRGLTQFSHIWVLFVFHQTIEGGWKSLVRPPRLGGNDKMGVFATRSTFRPNPIGMSLVELKDVTIENNQVILELGSLDLVDGTPVIDIKPYLPFAEAITTAKAGYAQEAPSEDMQVIFSTQAQLECDKYQSHYPGLASFIEQVLKQDPRPAYKKQSNEARDYAVHLLDFNVRWRVTNNITEVFAIERNEKSR
- the proS gene encoding proline--tRNA ligase — translated: MRTSKYLLSTLKETPADAEVISHKLMLRAGMIRKLASGLYDWLPTGVRVLRKVENIVREEMENAGAIEVSLPVVQPADLWQESGRWEQYGPELLRFVDRGERPFVLGPTHEEVITDLVRNEITSYKQLPLNLFQIQTKFRDEVRPRFGVMRSREFIMKDAYSFHTSQESLQETYDAMYQAYSKIFTRIGFDFRAVQADTGSIGGNASHEFQVLAQSGEDDVVFSTESDFAANIEFAEAVAPSVQRAAPSQEMHLVDTPNAKTIAELVEQFNLPIEKTVKTLIVHAEKDSGHTLVALLIRGDHELNEIKAEKHPLVASPLQFASEEEIRKAVNAGPGSLGPVKMPMPIVIDRSVAVMSDFGAGANIDGKHYFGINWERDLPLPEVYDLRNVVAGDPSPDGKGTLLIKRGIEVGHIFQLGTKYSEAMKASVQNEEGHNQIVTMGCYGIGVTRIVAAAIEQSHDERGIVWPDAIAPFHVAILPMNMHKSYRVKEVAEKLYADLKAQGIDVIFDDRKERPGVMFADMELIGVPYTIVIGDRNLDTNQVEYKSRRSDDKQLVGLDNVVSFLKEKLAK